Genomic segment of Arachis hypogaea cultivar Tifrunner chromosome 11, arahy.Tifrunner.gnm2.J5K5, whole genome shotgun sequence:
CGCTCATTGGAGACCGGAAAGGAGGTTCCTCCAtgaggacggcgatacgtaaTGCTCATGGAGGGGACGTTGGCTGAGATAAGAACGGCGGTACGAAACGCTTATTTTAGGACCTGTGTCGGAAATCAGGCAACAaatcgacacatgagctcatggcctgtagtgtataggactagacatgtatcatacttgtttgcgcatatgtGTTTGTGATTGTGTTTGCTATGaatgtgttttctatgattgtgtgtaCTCGTGATTGGATTTTATGTTCTGTAATTGTTGAGTTGGATTATACTTTGTTGACTATTGTTATTGGCTGAGAATATAATTAaatgaacttaacttctaaccctGACCCTATTAAGAAtttcccagttcttaccccctatttccaccccttttagctacaggtgcgaaggctTAGGGCAGAACTATAAGAGTATAGAAGATTCTGtttacaagttgagttgttagattttattttccccttgtcatttattgtttgtttttagaggGGTAGAAATTGTATTTGAGGTTCCTTGAATAAGTTTATGTATATTaagctatgtgaatatatatatactgtTGTGATTAAGTGATTAAAAGTAAAACCTTTCCGTTTTCTTAATTAGACTTTCGGTTCGTAGTCGCGaagactcaatattaaataaacataatatataattaaaagaatagatGTATGTAGCGCTCGGACTTTAGTGCGATCATGagatgctaaaagttagggtgttacatctataacaatatataatgccaaAACATGGGTTTCATGTCCAAAATTcttttccaattttacccttccTAATAATCTATCCCACTATATGTCAGTTATTCCATATTAAAAAACTTTCACTACCTCATCTTCTCTCTTATCACATACATTCATGTTCTCTCTTATCTCATTAATTCACAATCATAGAACTTCTATAATTATCTTTCCTTTCTTATTATCTATCATCTCAGATTACTGTttatgcataataatttttttttcttttcttattcatcttctcTTGCATTCTTCTCACTTTACTTAGATATAACATAAAACCTAATATAAGGATAATTTGTGTCtaaatttaagttttaatattttttttaaaaaaatttattattaaaaaattctttCATCAGAtaccttaaataaaaaattttctatatattttttcacAGTAATCTGATTAAGATTTTTGTATTGAATATAAATTAttgttgcattttttttatttggatatatttttaaagaataaaaataaaatagttcaatagggataattttttaaaaaataaatttatacagAATAATTTTTCTTCTATCATACTCTTCTAAAATACTCTAGGTACATACCCAATATATAATATCAATTGGGGTCCAAAATTTAAGTTTCAATATTACCCTAGAgaagtttattattaaaaaacttCTCCCGTACATCTGTTCGTtacgttgaataaaaaaatttttcacataTTTTTTACAGCAACTTTATCAAGAGTTTTCTATTGGAGGTAAATTATTCAtgcagatttttttaattatggatatgattttaaaagaataaaagtaaaatagtttaataggacaatattttttttaaaaaatttacacaGAATAATTTTTGTACTAATATATCAAGATTCattttacatataatatttatttatctgagTTCATTCATGGAGTaccttataaaaattatatttaagtaattttttttatcttataaccattttatattttgggtttcaaaattttgtatttttattcttattcaaGCTTTATTTTTACGTTTTATTTTAGttctgttaataaaaaattattaacattaGCTCTAATGTTAActtttaggataaataaaaagatgggATCTTTCTTATAAATTTGATGATTAAAAaactatttattataaaataagttAAGTCTATTTCTTGACtatagaaatatatataattcactcttgaatataatcaaaataaatatatttatttaattttttaaattttacattaattattaaaatcatgaTATAATGGATGTATtcctataaaaaaatgaaaatgacttcATAACTATTTTTAATTGGAATAAAACATGACTGAATGACTAtagagtataatttaaataactatAGATAAGTAACATAAGTAATAAAAAATggacataaaatttaatttttttgttatttggtacaaaaataatataataaaataaatcactgttctctttttttttctccaaagatagatattattttattattataaaataataatgtttcCATAAAGAAGTACAAAAAAAGTTGGGTATTTCCAATTATCACCAAATGTGATTGGAAGACAAATAGTTTAAGAAAGAGTAAAGTAAGAATAAAGAGAAATTATTAGCATTCATCAGGTATGGCTATTGAGTTCACGCACTAGACTGCTGGCTTCTTGCACTATCTTCGGCGCTGGGCTTATTAGCTTCTCAAAGACACACCTATTCCTCGCTTTCCAAGTGCTCCAACACAGCGTCGCAATAAAAAGGATCTTTTGTCTACCTTCGATTTGAGCCGCTACCCAAGATAAGGCTCGTTGCCACCAATTGATGAAGGTCTCCTCTTCTCTTTGCCATAAGTCAGGGGTTATTAAGCTTAGACTCCAGATTATTGAAGCTAGAGGGCATTGGAACAAGGCATGAGAAATTGATTCATCTTTCAGCATGCATCTTGAGCAAGTGGTGAGCGTGGATGCAAATCGGCTATGGATTTGTTGCAAAATTGGAAGCTTTTCATGAAGACTCTTccataaaaaaatcttaattttatgagGTAATTTCAATTCTCAAATGCTATTCCATACTCTGTGGTTCTGTATGTTCTGAGACATCAATGAAGTAGGAGAATGAAAGAACCCATAAGCAACTTTGTATCCCGACTCAACTTCGTATATACCAGATTTTGTCCAGCACCAATTAACTTTATCCTCCTCCTCTGTTGGTTTGATggaaaaaattttattgcatatatCAACTGGAAAAATTGACTCAATCAGGTTTCTGTTCCAGCTTCTATCAGGATTTAGTAGCGCACTAACATAATACACTTGCAGATTCGGTGGGATTGTCACTGCAGCTTGAGGGACATTAAAGGGCAATGGTGGTGGGAGCCAAGGATCATGGAAGATGCGGACATTAGCACCAGAGCCTATTTTCCATAAAAAGCCTTTCTCAATCACCTTGCGGCCTTCAAGAACACTTCTCCAGCCCCACGACGGTATGCTTCCTATCTCTGCATGTAACAAATCTGTATATCTGAAATATTTAGCTTTGGACATTCTTGACAGTGTAGAATTAGGGTATTTTATTAGACGCCAACATTACTTGCCCAATAAAGCCAAATTTTGTGCCCTTAGATCTTTGATCCCCAACCCTCCATCTTTCTTCGGTCTCGTCATTGTGTCCTATTAAATCCAAACCAGTCTTCATTCTGCGCCTTTTTGACCCCACCAAAATTGCGAGAGCATGCTATGAATCTCAGTTAACAGCGTGTCTGGAAGCTTGAAACAAGAGAGTGTGTAAATAGGAATCGCTTCCCCCACTGCTCTCAATAGCGTGTGCCTGCCACCTGAGGATAATAAACTTCTTTTTCAACCCATAATCCTCTTCTGAACTTTATCCTTGATAGCTCCAAAGGttgctttctttgatttctgaactATGGAGGGCAGCCCATGTATTTTTGTTGGGCTCCAATATGTTCAATATTTAGTGTCTGCGCAATTGCTAGTCTTGTGTTCTGAGGTGTGTTGTGACTAAAAAAGATGGCCGACTTGTTCAAATTGACTTTTTGCCCACTGAAGCTGTCGTAGATCTCTAGCAATTCCAAAATGCTTTGGCTTGTATTAGGTGAGCCCTTGCAAAAAAGGATTGAATCATCAGCAAACAAAAGGTGATTAACTGTTTGGCATCTCCGATTAACTTGAACTCCTTGAATTAATCTGTTTTGCTCTGCCTTGTGTAGTAAGAAGAAAAGCCCTTATGCACAAAAAAGAAATAGATATGGAGATAGGGGGTCACCCTGTTGGAtgcctggtgcacaaaattgtgatgtccaggctcgaacaatccctggcaacgtgagcaacttggtacgcgtaatcgtgattacacttcaataatgtaaaattcatggctctttccttccctggcaatggcgccaagaacatggtgccaataccatggttcacaacttcgatacaactaaccagcaaatgcactgggtcgtccaagtaataccttacgtgagtaagggtcgaatcccacggagattgttggtatgaagcaagctatggtcaccttacaaatctcagttaggcagatataaatggataatg
This window contains:
- the LOC140176249 gene encoding uncharacterized protein; the protein is MSKAKYFRYTDLLHAEIGSIPSWGWRSVLEGRKVIEKGFLWKIGSGANVRIFHDPWLPPPLPFNVPQAAVTIPPNLQVYYVSALLNPDRSWNRNLIESIFPVDICNKIFSIKPTEEEDKVNWCWTKSGIYEVESGYKVAYGFFHSPTSLMSQNIQNHRVWNSI